CACGCGCGAGATGACCGATCAGCCCTTCGGAGTCAATCTGACGATTCTGCCGTCGATCAATCCCCCGCCCTACGGCGAGTACCGCAAGGCGATCATTGATGCCGGGGTTCCCTTCGTCGAGACCGCCGGCGCAAATCCCGTCGAGCATCTCGCCGACTTCCATTCGGCGGGGATCAAGGTTCTACACAAGTGCACCAGCGTCCGCCACGCCGTCAAGGCCCAGGAGCTGGGAGTCGACGCGGTCAGCATCGACGGATTCGAATGCGCCGGGCATCCGGGTGAAGACGACATACCCGGCCTGGTGCTGATCCCGGCGGCCGCGGACCGACTCACCATTCCGTTCATCGCATCCGGCGGATTCGCCGACGGCCGGGGCCTGGTTGCCGCGCTGGCGCTCGGCGCCGACGGAATCAACATGGGCACCCGCTTCCTGTGCACCGCAGAAAGTCCAGTCCACGATGCGGTCAAAGCACATCTCATTGCAGCCGATGAACACCAGACCGACTTGATCTTCCGGCCTCTGCGCAACACCGCCCGCGTGGCCCGCAACGCCATCAGCCGTCAGGTCGTCCAGATTCTCTCCGACGGAGGAAGTTTCGATGACGTCCGAGATCTGGTCGTCGGGATCCGAGGCAGGACGGTGTACGAGACCGGAGATGTCCACGCGGGCATCTGGACCGCCGGTCTTTCGCAGGGATTGATCCACGACATCCCCACAGTCGAGCAACTCGTCTCCCGGATTGTGAACCAAGCGGAATCAATCATCGAGAATCGCCTGCGCACCTTCACGGGTTGAGCCCGCACCTACCGGTGGCGTCGAAAGCATTGGGCCTGCATGCAATACCGCATGCAGGCCCAATGTAAGGCTTGTTGACCGACGATCTAGCCCGTCTTGGGCAGGGCCACCTTGCCCACCAGCGAAATGGTCTGCTTCGCGATCGACAGTTCCTCCCCGCACGGCACCAGTGTCCACAGGTAGTCCACAGAGAAGATGCCGGCCCTGAAGATCACGATCATCTTCATCCGCGCGACGACCTCACTGTCGGTGATCGAGGTGCAGTACACACTCGTCGGATGGTGCCCGACCGCGACCGGGGCGGACTCATAGAACTCGAGCAGCTCAGCGCTGCCCTTCATAGTCTTTCCGTAGACCGTTGACGCATCGAACACCCCGTCGGGAGTGAACAGCGCGGCCACTCCTTTCCAGTCATGCTGATCGCAGAGATCGGCGTACTTTGCGACCAGGTTCGAGACCTTCTGCTGAATAGCGATATCATTCATCGATTTTCTCCGATCAAAAAATGCCGCCGCTCAGTCGAGCGGCGGACAGGGGGTCAGGGCATACCTGAGCGCAACGCCGTCACAGGACGGCGGTCACTCAAGCAGGTCGAGCACGGTCTTCGACGACGGGTCGGACATCAGTATCGCTTCACCGGCCTCCAGGTGTTTACGCCAGAGATCCTCCGCATCCTGACTGGCACCGGCCTCCACCATGTCCACGTAACGCGCGTGCGCGCGATGGGCCGCCTCAGCGCCAGCCTTGGTGAGTCCGTCTGTGTCGCGAGCGCCCATCACCCGGTCGGCCTGGACCTGAATTATCCGGTTTGCAACAGCTGTGAGCACCTCGAAGGTCTCCGATCCAGCCAGTCGCACGATCAACTGATGGAACCGGCCATGAGCGTGTGACAGGGCGACCGGATCG
This DNA window, taken from Mycolicibacterium sp. MU0050, encodes the following:
- a CDS encoding nitronate monooxygenase family protein → MRTRFTDMFGITHPITQGGMQWVGRAELVAAVANSGALGFLTALTQPTPQDLTKEIQRTREMTDQPFGVNLTILPSINPPPYGEYRKAIIDAGVPFVETAGANPVEHLADFHSAGIKVLHKCTSVRHAVKAQELGVDAVSIDGFECAGHPGEDDIPGLVLIPAAADRLTIPFIASGGFADGRGLVAALALGADGINMGTRFLCTAESPVHDAVKAHLIAADEHQTDLIFRPLRNTARVARNAISRQVVQILSDGGSFDDVRDLVVGIRGRTVYETGDVHAGIWTAGLSQGLIHDIPTVEQLVSRIVNQAESIIENRLRTFTG
- a CDS encoding nuclear transport factor 2 family protein — encoded protein: MNDIAIQQKVSNLVAKYADLCDQHDWKGVAALFTPDGVFDASTVYGKTMKGSAELLEFYESAPVAVGHHPTSVYCTSITDSEVVARMKMIVIFRAGIFSVDYLWTLVPCGEELSIAKQTISLVGKVALPKTG